A stretch of DNA from Glycine max cultivar Williams 82 chromosome 18, Glycine_max_v4.0, whole genome shotgun sequence:
CAAAAAAATGCAAATGTtacagtattttctttttttgttttttattaatactaTAGTGATTTCTATTCCTTCCCCTAAGTTAGCtcgattttctttttcttttgctgcACATTTGTGCTATAAATCTTCCACTTTGGGAGATATAGttcattcatatattttaaacttcCAACTATGCTTTGAAAGGAAGCTTTAATAGAGATGAATGAATATAATCCAATATATAAGTTTATAGTAACATAAATACTGGAAAGAAAAACACCTGAAGTTAAGCTAAGAAAGAGTTAGCATTCCAATTAGatcatataaaacaaaaaacaaagtcCAACCAAAGTTTTTGCATGTTGCCCATATAACCAGAAAAGAGAAATTTATTATGTGCTCTTCGTTGTTGTCTTTGGAAGGAAACAATTCTTTAAGTGAGTTTTggacaatgttttttttcttccaataaGTACATTGTTATAATTCCTTTAACAATGTTATGATTTTAAGAACGTTACAAGAAAGATATaacaagagagaaaacattatCTCATAAGGTTGTACGTGCATGATTTGAATCAAAGACAAATACACTGAGATTTATAGAAACAAAAACTAGAGATGTAAAATGAGAAAATGTAAAGCCATACTTGTGTACTTGTGTAagagaaactaaaaaatgaaGTTTCACAAAACTTTAATGAATTTTCTAGATCAATTGTACTAAGAGTTAATGTAGAAATGATTTTCTAGATGGTACAATCGATCTAGAAAGTTTTGTGagaaatttcaataattaaaaaaatttcacattaaatcactttaaaaaaaattgtcaagaaTTTCAAAAgtaataaagaaatttaaattccaTATGGTTCCATAAAGAATTGGTATATATAGACAGTACTATTTACATTAACTCTTAGTACAATTaatgtaaaaagtttttttttaattcatttgtaaaattatcaatattaaatatttattctaatattacaaaaatgtcaccaccTTATATACTAAACATATAAACATGTTGTTATCATATTTAGGGAAATGAATCCTTTAACATCTCTCTGGTTAAGCTTTcaatacctatatatatatatatatatatatatatatatatatatataaagtagcATGTTCCACTTTAACTGTCCCAAGTAATCCCatcatttctttcttatctCCTTTTACGGTTAGAAAAGGGCAAGCCCCTATTTGAATCCGACCAGAAGTTGGAAGTTAGAATCGAAGACCAAAGGATGGGAAATCTTTGAAGTACTTTATAAGCCTTACCTCAATTCTTCAAAGTAATGCGTGGGCAGTTCCGTAACTTGATTACTTTAATTTGAAGATACTCACCAATAATCCAAATTCAAACCTATCCGTAATATGTAATTAATGAATATTGTCACGCTAAAGAGTAGTTTTGATCATTTAGCAGGATCCTAATTATAAGTCCTTTTATTCTTCTTTAAGAAAAGAGCAAAGTATGTATGGGATTTCCGACAATTACTTGAATTTTGTCTAAACTCATGCGTCAACTTTCTTGAAGCCAAATGAATGCATGCTGATACCTCACTTGGGGGCTGGTCATGGTTTTGTTTTCTCACTCACCTACTACTCTTGACGAGATTTTGAAACTTTCGGTTGGTGTGTCTAAGGCTGCAAATTAACGGATAACAAATCATTGTCTTGGTTGACCTCCGTTTCAGATTGTTCACCACTGAGTCTAAAGTTATCATAATTGAGATCATCAACGGACTTACCGGATCATAACCGCAAGGTGCAtgcaattttccttttttctaaattattaatGACAAATGTTGATCCGAAtaagacaacaacaaaaaaaaaaactattgctatttttatatattagaaaagataatactatatttttgttccttttataggttcagttttaaaagaaaatttaattatatccctatttatatatttttaaaagtttaaaaaatgttaattcagGATCGTATAAAGATAAAACAACTAAAACTTAAACTTTAGAcctatcaacaaaaaattatttgttattaattttttaaattaaaaaagatgatACATGTTGACTAAAATATTCCATGTATCATTCTTTTCCTTTAGGTCTTACTTTTTATTACGTCTATCATGTGATCATTATTATAGTTTTAATTATATCCTTATTTTTACGtaatgtttaagtattttacatgcttattataattgtaattatatccttatttttacttaacttttaaatattttacatactTATTCTAAATGAGATTGAAATAACATTTCTTAATCCGTCTGTgctatcttttaaaaaaaacagatataAGAAATAGATGTAATAATATTGAttgttcaaaaaatataaaaaaaaataattcgtTCATGCTATTTAAGTGAAGAAAGTATTACTCATAAAAAAAGTGAAGAGAATGCCAATCAATGCCTTAAGAAGGTTAGTTAAGGGATtgaaaaattagatattttgccatgaaaatataatatttgttgttattaatgcACTCCCACCATTGtttctaattaataaaaaaacttttatttaataattatctcaaatttttttggaaTGTCGGCTTGTTGACAAAAACGGAGACTAAAAGAAGCAAAATCGTTAAAACACTTAtcactaatttttaaataattaaatatattcaatGTCGCTTAACGAGTATTctctgattaaaattaaaattgatatgtACAAAATTAAATCATTGACTTTGATCTAACTCTGGGTTGTTTTGAtccaagatatttttttatataataattccaAGGTATTGTAGCAATAATATTGTTTTCCAACATAGTTAGGATGTCATAAAATAAAGGGACTAAGTTCCTTTATATACTAAGTTGCATTGCCAATGAAAACTTTTCTCTACTCACTGCATCCAAAACATATAAAATGCATTCAGACACTAAGTTCCTTTAGCCAGAACTAAAGGTAAAAGTGTTAGGAGAAAAGGTCGGATTATGAAATATAGCATAAATAgattaatagaaaaaatgttcttatattataaataaatatttttactatcCATTAAGATTTTTGTcaagttaatttttattctacACAAAACAGATAAAATACATCTTTTAATATCTTCctttaaaataagatttggAGTTGAATTTTGGATGtataaaatagttatatatattagttaCAAAAGCAGACAATAAAGTCAAGATGGCCGAGTTGGTCTAAGGCGCCAGTTTCAGGTACTGGTCCGAAAGGGCATGGGTTCGAATCCCATTCTTGACATTCCATATATTTTTGCTACTTGTTTTTCATGTACGTGCTTAGTGACCCTATTTTGATGAGCTTTTCCTAGATGAAATGAATGAGCCTATATAATGTGTAGTGGTTTATCTTGCCTTTGGctcacaattattattattattattttctttcaattctCCCCTCACTCCTTTTGTTTATTGTTGTTGTCGCTATcattatcataatatttttcctcttttccttttctccctCTCCAATCCTAATGTTTGTCCTTCTTTGTGAGCTCCCTTCCCAACCATACGTTCACCATCATTATCGCCCATGCTTGAGGGAAAAAAAGAACATGAAGATTGTGCTCATGGATGCTAAGAGAAGAACCAAACAACTAGATTTGTGATCCAAAACGAAGAGAAACAACCCAATCTAGCGCCCATAGTGGTCGTTGACGGCAAGGGACCGAACTTCGAAACCGTTCTTGTATCAAACATTCTCTTTGTCGGCTCACTCCTTATCTTCTTTCCCTCATTCGCTCCACTGCAAGCCAACACAATCCAAACAAATGTAGCAACACACATTGAGATCTGGACACCCTAGATCCAAATCAAAATTGCTTTTCAATTTgagatttgatttttatatttattgaagTTAATTATTTTCGTTTCAAAAATGAGTCCTCCTTTGAGATTTTCAATGACTCGATTGCACGACAACGTTGAGGTTGTCCGCAATGACATTGGGATATTCATGATGGTGTCGTGGTCGTCCATGGTGagaaaggtcaagtggtcggcGAGGACAAAGACAGTGATTTGGAGCCttgaaagagtttttttttttaaataatccaGTGCATGTATTCTCATGGTACTCCTTACCTATCTTATACATTAATGGTAAAATGTTCATATCTAACAAACCAGGttattctttcattcattttttaaaactctactAGGGTGTGAAAGgaattagttttgtttttgcaCCCTAGTCTTCGTCTCAAAAGTAAAGCTAGCAGAAGCTAGGTaagattttgcatcaaacttcatttttatttttgttaaccaTGTTATTAGTACGGAATATTCATCAATTTTATCGATGATTAACTTTGTCGTAAAACCTGTCTAATCATCTTTAATAAAATTCTTTCCTTTCAATCATATTTTATCCATCCACAAGACCTAAACCTGAaactttgtttaaaaaaattgagtttaatACTACCTACCAACAACTTGGTCAaacttcatattttattatacgGCTAACATTTTCGCCTCTTGCGGTTTGTCATGTAGTATGCAACAAGTGActcgattttttattttattttttggcaatGAAGTGACTCGATTTTGGTGAGCTTTATTTGccataaatgaaattaatcaCCCTGTATAGTGAGTAGTGAATTAACTGGCCTATAGCTTACTATTATAACTGAGTGATCTTATTTCACACGAAACCTTTTACATACGAAAAATGGCAAACATTAAATTGATCAATAAAATTGTTCAATTTAACAGAGAACACACGTACGAGTGTTGGTTAAAATTTTGGATAATTACAACTATAGAATACCACATCTCCTTCGTAGCTTCCGTTTTCgtgatatttattatttgtgattttgatttagcTTATTATGCATGAACATAACACGAGTTGAGAAGCCGGAGGAAAGGCTTTTCTACCTCAAGAATGACTTGAGCAcgcttaaaatttaaattattgactTTGCATACGCTAGGTGAACTCGATGTCACAAATTATGGACTATGCATGACTTGAGCATGTTGAGATTTATTGTCCTAGGTTATATACGTGGATACTGCATCAGCTACGAGGGAGAGGATATATGTGGTGAGGTCTGGTTGGGTTTGTTATACTTTTGGGATAGGTACTCCTGGTATCTGTATCCTCTCTTTTGTATTCTGATTATTTACATCAATAATAATTAGctatttccaaaaaaataaaagaattcgATGTCAGAAATGAACCAGATTATTTGGAAAATGCCTTTCAACGTTATTTAAGGTGCATTCGTGAAACAATAATGAtacagaataatttttttatacaactttCATAACACCATAGTCACTGTGAGAGAGTTGTTGAGTTGTTTGCATGAAATCATAAAGTCAAATTTCATTATCACTGTTAGGTTAAAGAGTTAAGTGCGCGTTTGATTTGTGGTTTTTGTACAACTCCATATGTTTGTTCACATGTTGCAAAGTAAACCAAGAAGTAATTATACTGTTGGATTGAAGCAAACATACGTTACATTAAATCAACGTTTTTCTATTCACACCCTAAGTTTATCTGCTGAAATATCACCTCACCCTTGAATAAATCACCAAGTTCACAGGGTGTTTTTTAAAACCCATTCCAACCACGTTGAACAGAAGCTTTCCACTTTCTCATGCAAAAGTCTTAGATTGATGTTCAATTCAACTGAACGCAGATACAAACACACACCAGTAGATGCAACTTGCAAGAAGATATCCTCCAAAGATATAGCATACGTTCttataaaatgaacttatctAGAAATTGAATAACTAAGGAAATATTGCCATTTATTTAACTTAAAGTTTTTCACCataatttaatgtaataaacTAACATTGTTGGGAGTGTTGGTCGAAATATAATTACCCTAGCATACCTTTGAAAACTACTTCCACGGATCATGTACCAAAAAACATAAGATTTGATTATACTTTTTATctgtttaattttatacttcACGGGATTTTAATCCCCGATGCTTTTCGAAACAAACTTAAATATAAGTTCACAGgttttgtaaattattatataaaatattgtaataaaattctaattaaaacaATACCAAAAATAGCTATAAAACTACaactaattttgtttgttttctcagCCAATGAATAATCTGTTTTTAGACCTAAGCAAATTTAATCTTGTCGGTTCTTTTTTCCTGTTCATAATCTTCAAATCTTTAATCTCTACTTAATATTTGTGTATTAACTtgattaaaatagttttaaattttgtaaagactcatcaaccaaaaaatcaaatttcaccaaaataaaactcaatttttctaaaatatataaaaaaatctctttttgaaatcacaattttacatttattaaacCCTTTTAAATATGACCGAATTTCCATTAAACTACCAACTTTggaacatttaaaatttttcatattcaaaatGTAAGCTACCAAAAGGCACaagaatcataaaataaatttcaaattaagttTCCACATTCATAGTTAACACCATTCAAAGTCAAAATTCTTTAGCACAAATTTTAACAAGATCTTTTTTTCACTCACGAATAACTCAACAGCTTAACTCTTTGATGCCTGCTTTTCTTTTGCCTTCTGGATCTTCAATAcctttttcacaattttttgctCTTCAACAAGGAAAGCGCGAATAATCCTATAGCAAGATTACATAGCTGTTAAATTTACTTCAACTAAGAAAATTTGCATAAATAATCTAGTGATTTTTGAGCAACATACCTTTCTCTAACAGCTCCCCCGGATAAAACACCTCCATAGGCTCGGTTTACGGTCCTGCGGTTCCTAGGCAATCTAGACCTCTTGTATTCAGCAGGTCTTAAGTGTGGAATCTGCAGAGTAAGTCAGGATCAGAAAATCATGATAGTTATGGCATTTTGCTCATCACTACTTGGGGTGTATTTGGATAAACAGGTTAATTAAACACTTATGATACTTGTGGACAAACAGTTTGATTAAGCACTTATCAAATAAGGATGAATATGGAAGAACTTATTCACAATTtagttgaatttattttatgacaTCAACAATTATATAAGTGTTTGGTAGAGCTTGTGAAAATAACTCCGCAATATATCTATAAGCAATTTTCGACTTATTTTAATAAGCTCTTCAAAATAGCTTATGAAAAAGGCTTATAACTTAAACAGTTTAATCTTATTCCTTCTTTAAATGTAGAAACAACTTATCCGTAAGTACTTACATGCTAAATACTTGTTCAATAAGCACTTAATTAAGTTGTCTAACCAACTACACCATAAGCACTTATGTAGGGTTAAATTGTTTTCATAAGCTATCTTAGAGAGGTTATTgaaaaaagttgaaaacaagCTTGAGGACATATCATAAGTTACTTTCATAAGCTCTTTCAAACACTTACACAAGTACCTATGAATTAAGATAAGCCAAAACAAGTTCTCCCAAACACACCCAATATGTTCATATTCCTCCCTCTGTCCCTAATTATAAGATCCTTTTCAAAAGTTTATTTGTCCCTTTTTATAAGACTCTTTTCTAATTTCtagatgcattaattattttttccctacgtatccttaattattctttctccaaatattaatgaaaaacaattaaGTGGATAGAGAGATAAGAAAAggataattttgaaatgataGTACAATTAATTGACCGATTTAATATCATTAactatattaattacttttcttaaGGAACACGAATTAGTTGAAAGGATCTTCACATTAAGGAAGGAGGGAGTAATTGAGAACTGATTCATAAGCTTGGCTGTGAAGCTTACTagaataatccaaaaagagTTTATTTTGATAAGCTTCTCCACAAAGCTTATTGAAATAAGATAGAAAGAACTTATAGGAAGGTTGTAAACCACTTTCGCAACCTGAAATAAGCTCCTCCATTCACCCTCTTagacaaaaacaaagaaagacaaCACAAATGAACATGAAAACATCAAATTGGCACATGGTGGGACACAAAGAACATAAatggaaaaaagagagagaaggaaaattataatCTGCAAGTAGTAATAGGCTGCGGAGGGTTACTCATAAAAGATAAGGATCTAAACATTTATCACGACCTTTATCTCATTAGTtctcataatttcaatttaGTTATTTAAGAACCAAGGCAGCCAACAAACACCGTAAGCACACGAAAATTATAGCATCCATTA
This window harbors:
- the LOC100785061 gene encoding 60S ribosomal protein L34, coding for MVQRLTYRKRHSYATKSNQHRVVKTPGGKLVYQTTKKRASGPKCPVTGKRIQGIPHLRPAEYKRSRLPRNRRTVNRAYGGVLSGGAVRERIIRAFLVEEQKIVKKVLKIQKAKEKQASKS